Genomic DNA from Lactuca sativa cultivar Salinas chromosome 8, Lsat_Salinas_v11, whole genome shotgun sequence:
ATATACAATAACAATTAACAAACATCATGAATGTCGCTCTGTGCTAATTTGCTTCTCTCATGGTATTACTACATATGTACAGAGATGTAATTTGTTCTTGTAAATTGTAATGTACTCCCTCATTTAGTGATCATATGCATCAAATCTCAAATTCTTGCATAAAAAAGGTACTTTAAACTggaaacaagaaataaaacatggTCAAAAAAGGTTATAGCAGTAAATTGTAATAACAAGCTACCTTGGTTTTAGACATTTGAGagatgatccatgattatgtacaCGTAAAGCATCATAAATGGTGTCAACCCATCTGTCAAATGCAAAGGGTAAATAAACATGCGaagttataataataataagaagaaaataataaatagtATGAGAagaattataatattatatataattatatactaCCCGTGATGAACAAGGGTAGATGGGTGGTATACATTCGTTAAGCCTAATTTTCTAGCAGCTGAAGCAGTGGTTTCACCAATGCATGCAACAGAACCCTCCCATGTCTGTGGTTTAGGTAGAAGATCCACCCAAGCACTGTTGTAGAATAAGAGAAAATATAAGCTGAAATACAAAGAAAATAGTAAGAGAATTTAACATCAGAATATTAATTACCCAACTGCAGAAGGTGATGCAACTACAACTACAGAAGTAGAGAGTGCTTGTTGTAGAATGGTTTGATCCACATGTTGTACAGGTTCCTAAAGTACAACAAACCAAAACTAATGTAACAGAAATTCCCTTGATATTAATAAGAATGTGAAATGCCACATCAAAAAAATTTCAGACCTAAAATACATACCGTTGTGTAAGTATTCAATCTTGTGATGTGGAATCCATGATTAGAAAGACCTTCCTCTATTTGATTTTAGTACATATATGACCTCATGATCTGAAGAAAAGTCGAGTTTACACCTCAAAATCTCTTCAAAGATCTGATTTTCAGATTCTATCATGAAAAAAAAGAACATAAATTCAGTCACTAAAAAGAAAGTTTAGGGCATTTGATAAGTTATTAACTTATTAAATTATTAGTCTTTTATTCCTTTAGACTTACCTCCCCAAAAAGGTGGGACCCCACAAAGAAGAATGTAAAGAATCGCACCAGCACTCCATATATCTGCTTCAGGACCATAATTTTTAAGCAAAATTTCAAGGGCAACATAGTAAGGGCTTCCAACCACATCTACAAAAGTTTCACCTATACAATAATTCCAAATACATTAACACAAACATTCAAGAAACATATAGTATTCAAAAAAAGGATATGATTTAAAAGGTACCTCGTTTAAAGAAAACCGATAATCCAAAATCTATGGTTTTAAGAGGGCTAAATGCTTTCCAGATGATGCTTTCACTGCATCATTTTATCAAAACACCCATCCATGTTAAGTAACTAAATAGTCCCAAACAACAATTTTATTCAGGTTTCTTGGGTTTAATTATTAGGTTAAGCTTACCAAATATTAGTGGCTATGAACAATGAAATTCCAGAACCAAGGTTATATCCCTTCTGGAGAAGCTCATCTAAACATATCACAATGATCCTAGCAAAACATAGGTGAACAATGATAGAACAATGAAATTCCAGAACCAAGGTTGTATTCCCAACACCAAGTTGACCAATACTTCCATACATTCCTGATAGAACATAAAGAAAAAATAAGATACATATGGAAGGAAGTTTCAACAAGAACCAGATCATTCTCCAACTCCCGTTCTTTCTTCTTCAACTCCTCAACTTTTTTCATGTATTCATCTTCTATGATTTCCTTTTCAGCCAATGCAGCTTCTGACTTGGCATTAGAACCTGAAATTACCTGCATCTAAATTTTCTTTCTTAGCTCGTTGATGTATTCTTCGGATACATTCTCTCTAGATGATGACTTGGATTCTCACTATTGGCTGTAGCCAGTTGTTGTTCTAGCGGTGTGATTCTCTCTTGCATTTCTTTATTTTCTATACATTATAACAAAATAAAGATTTAAGATAAATATCTTATTGAAAGAAAGAGCACAAGTGGATATTTTAagatagataagccttggactcGACTGGTCTATAGCAGAAGGGAAAAAAAGGGCGATTGAGTAATTCCTTCTTGTTATGCCGTTGATATTTGGACAAGAGGTATTTTAGTCTTTTACTTAAATTTGTCAATTATTGAGTCTAGGCAATCATGGTGGACACTTTTGTTATGGGAGACAACAATAGTGGTACTATGATTTATTGTCTTTCTTTGTGGTCCACTGTCCAGTCCTAGAGTGTATAATTAGAATGTTTTTCCATTAGTTTTAGCATATAATTAATCATGGTTGAGTTTATACCTACTTGAGTTAGGATCTTCAATATTTCGGCACGAATGTTTATATTGGGCAAGCTTCCATCCAGAAGGGGTTCAAGCCAGTTTTTCAAAAGAGTTAGAACTCCATGATCTAGAAACTCTAATTGAAGTTGTTTCCTACATTAAGAATTTAAAAAGGTAAATAATATAAACAATACTATGTAACAGATGTTTGACTTTTGCAAATAAAAGAATTTACTTAGATAGTACTTCAGTTAGAAGTGGCAACTTTCTGAGTTTATTGATAGCTGCTTTTGATTGTCTGTTTAGCTTTGCATCTTCTTCTGCTACAAGTTCATGTTCAGCCATCACAGTTTCAACAAGTAATGCAATCTCTGCAACATATTTctatatcttcttcttcttcttacccATCTTGAACATGTCCAATTCTTATCCACAAGAAGATTTGAAGACTTCAAATCATGGTGAATAATCGGTGGGTTGCAATGATGAAGATAATTCATGCCTCGTGCCTTGAGAGAATCACAAATAAGACAAACAAATCAAAAGAAATATGGAAAATATGATAATTAGCATGCTTGATGCTACTTACGAAAATAATAGTTACCTATAAATTATAATCAAGTGTAAGTTGGAGAACATACTGATCCATACCACAGTGCACGATGTACAGTCCCACATGAACCTGCCAAAACATAAAATATCAAAATAATAGTAATTTGATATTTTGCAAAATGACTACAATACTCTTCTCTTCCCTTGTCCACTTTGTTCTCCCATTATCAAATCCTCCCACAAGATTTCACAATCAAGGCCATTGGTTTCCCTCTCCACTTTAATGATGACATTGCTTTTGATGCTCATACTGCTACTTGAGCTACTTGATTTAATTACTTATAGTACTTCTACTAACATATAATGAAGAAAAATATAACCCTGAAGCCTCAATTTTGTTATTGCTCTTGTTGGTAGTTTCCAATAGTTGAAAGTCTAGTTTTGAGGAAACAGAAGAGCTTATTTTCGGACAAAGCTCGTGTTCTTCATTGATATCTAACCTTTGCCAACCAAACCTACCAAATATTGGATCAAAATACTCTACTCTTTCGTTTCCTTTCTGTGACCATGAATTTCTTTTTTTACCCATCCATGTGTCTGGTTTTGAAGAAAAAATCTTGTAGATTCCTGATTTGTTTTCACTCTCATATCCATAATCTATTTTCAGTTTTCTAGTAAAATGCTCCACTATGCTCTTGGAAAAAATATCTACAAATGGGGATGTCCCCTTGAGGGTAAGTAGTTCGACGATTAAAAGAAGGAGACGAAGAAACAAAGAGATGAAGAATGAGTAGTTAAGATACCTTTGACTTCGAATAAGTTGAGGTGATGAGAGGTGATGAAAGAAGAAATGTTCTTGGAATCTCCATCACCATATAACAAATAAAGAAAAACCATGCAAAATTACATACATATAAAGAGTAAACGATGGACTGTTAGGGATTTTGTTGGGCACCACTGGTCAACGAACATTGGCTTATTTGTGTGTAGGAGAAAAGACGTGTAGACGTAACAATGGCTGTGACATTCGTCCGGTGGTTGCCGACATTAACAGAGATTGAAGAGAGAAGGTGGAGTAGGAAGTAAGAGGTGGAGACATCGAGGGTAAATAGCGGATCGGGACCAGGATTAAACTAACCCCAAGAAAATATTAGAGGTCGATGGTGCGTTCGTGGTCACCGTTCTCCTCCAAACGGGAAATCTGACCAGAATGAATgagagtttttaaaaaaaaaaaaaattgtagaaTGGTTATATGAGTTGTCTAGGTAAGTAGCGGATCAGGAAGTATCGTGATTAGGTTTGCAGagagaagggaagaagagaaTGAATGGGAGATCTTGAAGCGGGGTATTTAAAAATTCTAGAATTTTAAGAGAATTTCGTTTCCCCCTTTTAAGAAGCACGTTTTgagtaaaaattataaagcgacactgaGAGAGGACGcacaagtgccctccgtgtttttaattttttttacaagagacactaatttaagggcacgcaataatgcgtgacctaaatcctaattttttttttgaagagatgacacttttttaatgtcactctcttttgcgtaacataaatcaatgagtgtcgtggtttgcgcgtcgtaaaagcgtctttttcttgtagtgaaacaCATAAATTACTATGTAAAATTAAACTAAAACACACCTTGTGCTAGTTCGAAATAATTTTAAAACCCCTACCATCCCCATCTCAATGTCCTCAAGTGAAAGATCTATGAACCACTTCCAAGTTTCCTTGTTTTCTACTGGCACAAGAGCCCATGCCATAGGGTACATTTGGTTGTTTGCGTCCCTACCAAAGGTTGTTAAGAACTCACCTTTGCAAAATACCCTTCAAAAAGAAGCTATAAACACCGATCACCCTTCTACGTCCTTTAATCCAGCCATCCTTGATAAACTTCAGGCAAACATAAATCCTTTTGAAGTAGTGTGTAGCATCAGCTATATGATTTGTCTCAATTAAGACTGTTGAACCAGGATTAACCCTCAATAACTCAACACCATAGTTCCACAGTTTCTCATAACGGCTTACCAAACTGCCTGAAATCTCATCTAGTGCAAAGTACTTGGCATTTCTACACTGCCCAAGACTTATCATGAGACCATATTATTTCCTAACCACTTTTTCCATTTTCCTATAGCTAAATGGAGGCCTATCCAAAATGACAGGTATTAACATTTTGCCAGTTCACTTATACATAACAAGACACCCTAATTTTTGTTGTCTAACATAATTATGTTTATCAGTTAGTGATTTGATCTGGAATGAATATTACTTCTTCATGGGACTACCCCATAGTCTAATAGGGAAAGATGGCTTCCCTTCTCCATTTTTACTGTACCTTACTAAAAATTTAGTTGACTTATTTTTTTCATACCAAAATGCATAACCCTTATGTGTTTCAATTCATCTCGATCAGAGAATATCATACCTAACTTAGGCTTCATAGTGTCCCATTTTTGGTTAAGATCATGAAtaggatgtttttttttttactttatcaaCAACTTTTTCCTCTATGCTTCTTTCTAGAAAAAAATTCTTCTGGGACAAAAAAGGATTAACAAGTTCAGTCTACTGAATGTCCTCATCATCAGCTTCATGGTCCACCGATAGATCATCCGACAATACCAAGTCCACATCATCTTCATATGTATCAATATCACTTTCCCTTCTTCAGCTTTCTCTTCTTCAATCCAATCGAGTATGGGTTCATGATAGTCATCAATGTAGATGCTAATttgattatcatcatcatcaaaccCAACGTCAAGGAACCTAATGTAATCATCTTCATCCCTTAGCTCCTTTAACCCATCTACAAGGGACCGATTTTTTAGACAGTAATACATATCCCGACATCTATTGTTGATCAA
This window encodes:
- the LOC128127920 gene encoding calcium-dependent protein kinase 14-like; the protein is MAEHELVAEEDAKLNRQSKAAINKLRKLPLLTEVLSKKQLQLEFLDHGVLTLLKNWLEPLLDGSLPNINIRAEILKILTQVENKEMQERITPLEQQLATANSSNAKSEAALAEKEIIEDEYMKKVEELKKKERELENDLVLVETSFHMIIVICLDELLQKGYNLGSGISLFIATNICESIIWKAFSPLKTIDFGLSVFFKRGETFVDVVGSPYYVALEILLKNYGPEADIWSAGAILYILLCGVPPFWGESENQIFEEILRCKLDFSSDHEV